ATCGACGCCACCATCATGCTCAGCAACAACCCCTGGGACACCGCCGCAGGCGTCACCATTGCCCGCCAAGCAGGAGCCAACGTGATCGACATCGACGGCAGCCCCCACAGCATGACAGCCAGCGCAACCATCGCCGCAGGTCCCAAGCTCATGGCCTCTCTGATCGAACTCATCGCCGAGACCCGCAAGTCCACGAGACACAGCCTGCTGTCTGATCTCACTTGATGCTTGACGCTTTGGCATCGGATGATGCTTGACACTCCTAGCCGATCTTTCGCTTCTTAGTATGCGCCTGGGACTTGATCCGGGTGACCTCCTGGGTGGTGGTTCGGGGCACGACGCGGACCGGTTCGCCGTTGTCGTGCACGGTGATGTGGGTATCGTCCACGGTCACGTCCAGGATCTTGCGGGCATGAACCCGGCCGACCTGGATCTTCTGCCCGACCACCTGGAAGTGGCCGCGGCTGCAGACCACCCGCTGGACAGTGACGGGCTCGGTCGGAGCGCCGGGCGGTGACCCGGCGGGGCGGGCGTTGCGCAGGGAGACGCACTCACCGAGCGGGAGCGGGCAGGACACGGCGCGCAGCAGCAGGCGCTGCTCGTCCATGACGCGGGCGGTGATGCCGTCCAGCCTCACGATGACGCGGCGGCCGGCCAGGTGGGCGCCGATACACAAGGCCCGGCCGGCCAGGCTGATCGTGCCGATCGAGCTGACCTGCCGGTCGACCTCGACGGCGCTCACCTCGATCGGCGGTTCGGCGACGGGGTCGTCCGGCGCCGGGCGAGCCTGCCCCGAGGCGAGCAACGCGGCCAGGTCCTTGACGGTCAGCCGGGAGGCCACGCTCTTGAGCCGGCCACCGCCGGTGGTGAACACGTGCAGCCGCTGAGTGCTGATCCACAAGGTGATCGGCAGGCCCGCCCGGTCGGGGCCGAGCCAGAGCTGCTGGCCACCGATCGACAGGTTGCCCGAGGCGGGCACGACCCGATCGACCTCGATCGCCTGGCGCAACAGCGGATCGACCGTGCTCGTCAGGATGGGCTCTGGCCGTTCGGACTGATCAGAGTGATTGATGGCCGGGACCGGGAGATCCGCGGACGTGGCGGCGGGCCGCGCCGCAGGAGCGGTTGCAGGAGCGGGAGCGGTCACCGTGGTCAGGTTGGCGGGCAACTGCAGCGGCAGTTCCCGCTCGGCCCGGCGTTGCTCGTCGCTGCGTTCGGTGAAGAACCGGTCGGCGGGGAAGGCCATCGCCAGGGCCTGGTGCGGTCGGGCGGTGTTGTAGTGCTCGGCGAAGGCGTCCAGCTCGGCCTGGGCGGCCTCGAGCGAGGCGAACGGCAGCGCTTCGGTCAGCAGTTCGCGGCGCACGCTCTGATGGAACCGCTCGATCTTGCCGGTGGTGGTCGGAGTCCGCGGCGCGGTATGCCGCAGCTTGATGCCGTTCTCCCGGCAGACCCGCTCGAACAGCACCTCGCCCGCCTTCGGCCCGCCGAATCGACCGGTGAACTGCTTGCCGTTGTCGGTCAGCACCTCCAGCGGCACCCCATAAGCGCGCATCGCCGCGGCGAACGCCGCGCACACCAGCCTCCCGGTCGGCCGGGCCACCACCGAGGCGATCACACAGAACCGGGAATGATCGTCCACGCCGGTGATCAGCTTGGCCTCGCTGCCGTCGGCCAGCAGCAGCCCGCCCATGATGTCCATCTGCCACAACTGCATCGGCCCCGGCCGCTCCCAACGCCGGTAGTCCTCGCGCCTGCGCCGCCTGGTGACCGGCTCGATCAGATGGTTGCGCACCAGTACCCGGTAGATGCTCGCCCGCGACGGCAACGGCTCCACCCGGCGCCGCCCCAGCTCCCACAACAGCGTGCGCGGCCCCCACCGCGGATGAGCCCGCCGCAGCTCGCAGATCAGCGCCTCCACCGCGGCCGGGGTCTGCATCGGATGGGCCTTCGGCGCATGCGAGCGGTCGGCCAGCCCCGCCAGGCCGCCGTCTTCATAGCGGCGCACCCAGGAGTGCACCGATTGCCGCGAGATCCCGTAACGGCCGGCCACGTCGGTGACCTTCGCTCCGGACAACACCTCGATCACCGCGTGATACCGCTGCTCCACGACGCTCAACTCCACCAATGCCACCCGAGCCTCCCCCGAAGCGTCGATAACGCCACGAGCAGGCACAGATAACGATCAAGGTGTCAAGCATCAAGCGAGGCCAGTGTGTCAACCATCAAGCGAGACAGGACACGAGACACAGCCTGCACACTGCCGAATAGCTCTTGTAAGTATCAAGCGGCGGCGCGGCGCGCCGCCGTACGCCCCGCGCCAGCGCCGCCGCGCTGCGCGTGCGGCCTAATGAGAGCTACCGGGTCGGCTTCGAGCTGGGGCAGACTCGGTGACAGTAGCCGTCGGCAGGTGAGCACTCGTGCGGCCGGGACCTTTCGGGAGTTCTACCCCCAGATCGTGCCCCTGTCGGTGGTCGGGAGGGTTGATCGCTGATGGGATGTCGTGCCAGGCAGTCGGTCTTGAGCACTAGATCATTAGGTTGGGACAGTCCTCCCGCGAGCTGCTGAACCAGGTTGCCGTCCATGGGTAGGAGGAACTGAGGTGCTGTTCGTCGGGGATGACTGGGCTGAGGAGCACCATGATGTCGAGTTGCAAGACGAGACGGGGCGACGGCTGGGCAAGGCGCGGTTGGAGGAAGGCGTTGCCGGGATCGCGAAACTGCATGAGTTGATCGGCCGGCATGTGGCTGAGGGCGTAGAGGCGGATCAGGTGGTGATCGGCATTGAAACCGATCGAGGTCCGTGGGTGCAGGCGTTGATCGCGGCGGGCTACCGGGTGTATGCGGTGAATCCGTTGTCGGTGGCACGTTACCGCGAGCGGCACAGCGTATCGGGGGCCAAGAGTGATGCCGCGGACGCGCGCACACTGGCCGACATGGTGCGAACCGATCGGCACCAGCATCGCGTGATCGCCGGTGATACTCCTCAGGGGGAGGCGATCAAGGTGGTGGCCCGGGCGCATAAGACGCTGGTCTGGGAGCGCACCCGCCACGTGCAGCGGCTACGCCATGCACTGCGAGAGTACTTTCCCGCAGCTCTGGCCGCCTTCGATGATCTGTCCAGGGCAGACACCCTGGAACTGCTGGTTACGGCACCAGATCCGGCTTCGGCGGCCGAACTGACCTTTGAGCAGATCAGCGCGGCACTCAGGCGAGCCCGGCGGCGTAACGTGGCCGACAAGGCAGCGGCGATACAGGTGGCTCTGCAGGCTCGCCATCTGAGCCAGCCTGAGGTCGTCACTGCCGCATACGCCGCCTCGGTGCGCGCCCAAGCAGCGATCCTGGCTACCTTGAACGAGCAGATCAAGACCATGGAAGACCAGGTCGAGGCACATTTTGGCCGGCACCCGGACGCTGAGATCTACCTCAGCCAACCTGGGCTGGGACACCTACTCGGTGCCCGGGTGTTGGGTGAGTTCGGCGACGACCCCGACCGGTACGACAACGCCAAATCCCGCAGGAACTATGCCGGGACCAGCCCGATCACCAGGGCCTCCGGCAAGAAGAAGGTCGTGCTGGCACGATTCGTGCACAACGACAGGCTCATCGATGCCCTGGGGGCTCAGGCATTCGCCGCGCTGAGCGCCTCACCAGGTGCCCGCGCCTACTATGACGAGCTGCGAACACGCGACGTAGGTCATCACGCAGCTCTGCGCCAACTCGCCAACCGGCTCGTGGGGATCCTCCACGGATGCCTGAAAACACGCACCAAATACGACGAAGCAACCGCCTGGTCGCATCGCACGGAAGGCGAGCCCCGGCAGAGATCGGAAAAGACATCCAAGATCGCGGCTTGACATCTAAGCGCATGGGATGTCTGGGGGCCGGTCCCGGACGGCGCGCCGCGCGGGGCATCGCCGTAGCACGACCGCGCAATACTTACCGGGAGCGACGCCCGAGCGCCGCACCGCCGCACAAAGTCAGCCGCGCAGGCTGTCCTGTGTCACTGGACGGCAATAAGGTAGCGCCGTGATCAACAAGCCGCCGGGATTGCCCTTTCTGGCCGTCTTCTCAGCGGCGGCAGCCGTCATCTTGATATGGGCCAGCTACCCCTACTGGTACGGGCCGGAGATGTTCCTGTTCACGATCCCCGTCGGCTTGCTCCTGCTCGCCTACTGGGGGATCCGGATGGTATGGGCCGACCGCAAGGGAACGTTGACCGGCGGCCTCGGCAGTCGCTGGTTCTGGCCGTGGTTTGTTGCCGCCGGAGTCCTGCTTGCTCTCATTACCGACGCGCCGTTTTGGATCCGCTTCACGCTCTCCGAACCAAGCATGAAAGCTTACGTCCAAGCTGTGGTCGACAATCCCGATCGCAAAGAGCCTTGCCAATGGGTGGGCCTGTACTACGTCTGTGGCGGATGGCCATATTCAGATCTCCAGAGTGGGGAAGAGATCCCTGGCAGTGCACAGTTCGGAGTCCAGGACTGGTTCTTGCACGACAATAAGGGGTTCCTTTGGCTACCCTCCGGCGAGCCAGACGAGACATCCGACGACAGCTACCGCTACCTGAAGGACCATTG
The nucleotide sequence above comes from Nonomuraea helvata. Encoded proteins:
- a CDS encoding IS110 family transposase, which gives rise to MLFVGDDWAEEHHDVELQDETGRRLGKARLEEGVAGIAKLHELIGRHVAEGVEADQVVIGIETDRGPWVQALIAAGYRVYAVNPLSVARYRERHSVSGAKSDAADARTLADMVRTDRHQHRVIAGDTPQGEAIKVVARAHKTLVWERTRHVQRLRHALREYFPAALAAFDDLSRADTLELLVTAPDPASAAELTFEQISAALRRARRRNVADKAAAIQVALQARHLSQPEVVTAAYAASVRAQAAILATLNEQIKTMEDQVEAHFGRHPDAEIYLSQPGLGHLLGARVLGEFGDDPDRYDNAKSRRNYAGTSPITRASGKKKVVLARFVHNDRLIDALGAQAFAALSASPGARAYYDELRTRDVGHHAALRQLANRLVGILHGCLKTRTKYDEATAWSHRTEGEPRQRSEKTSKIAA